The Comamonas testosteroni genome contains the following window.
AACTGCAGGAAGCACCATCCGTCTCCATTGTTGAGCAACTTGAGCACGGCTCGCTGGACTTGGGCCTTGTACGCGCACCAGTGATGGCTGCGACCTCTACCACGCTCGTTTCCTTGGAACGTGAGAGCCTCATCGCCGCCTTGCCCAAGGACCATTTCTTGGCCAAGCACACTGCCATTCGTCTGAACGATTTGTCCGGAGAGGCATTTCTTATGTATGCCGAGGGAGCCGCCACAAGCCTGCGCTCCCTTGTGATGGCCGCCTGCCAGCGCGCGGGGTTCATTCCCCGAATCACCCAGGAAGCCACCCAGGTGCAAACCATACTGGCCCTTGTCGAAAGCGGCCTGGGCGTCGCACTCGTGCCATCAGTCATGCGCCGCTACGCCAGTGACGTAATTGCCTATCGGGAAATTTCAGACTTGGGGCACGACAGCTGGATGGGCCTGTCGCTTGCCTACATGGCGGATGCCGAGCCACCTGCTGCAGTCAAGTTCAGAGAAGTTGCACTGCAAACAATGGCAACTGAGGTTGCCCCTGAAAACCGGAGTATTTAGATGTTCAGTCCCACAGTGAGCTGGTGCGGATGAAGTCTAAAGCGGCTTAGATCTTTTTCCCACGCCTCGCACATCGCACGGAATGGTGTCTTCCACCTGAGCGCTTTCAAGTGCTTGCCGAAGTTGTAGCTTTGAACAATGCCTGGACATGCTTCCGTAGCTGCTCCAGGCCCTCATACTCATACACCTTGATCGTGGATTCCTTGATGGTCCGGTTCATACGCTCGACCATGCCGTTAGTCCAAGGGTGGTACGGCTTGGTATGTCGTTTCTCGATTCCATTGAACTTGCAGATGCGCTCGAAGATGTGACCGATGCATGTGTCGGTGACGCCGCCTCTGAAGCGTTCTTGCCCTGTGAAGGCCATGCCGTTGTCCGTCAGAACGGTATGTATGCGGTACGGGAAGACCACGAGCACCTGCCGAAGGAACTGCGCTGCGTTGGCTTTCGTGGCCCTGTCAAAGAACGCAACATGCGTGAATTTTGTGACGCGGTCTATGGCAACAAACATGTGCTGTCTGCCGCTGGAGATCTTCATTTCGGCACTGTCGATGTGCACGAAGCCCAGCGTCGTTTCTTCAAACTTTCCGTGCCTTCGCGGCACCTGCGTTGCGGGCTGTCGGCTGATGCCGTGTCGCTGCAGGCAACGATGCAAGGCGCTGCGGCTGAGCTTGGGTGCCGTCTCCAGGAGCTGCCCCATGAGATCGTCCAGCGACAGATGCCCTTGCTTGCGTAATGCAATTGCCAGGTGTTCTTGCTCTTGAGAAAGATGCTGGCTTGCTCTGTCCCGAGGACCCATGGGCTCATCGAGAACAGAGGTGCGCGCACGCCACTTGGCCACGGTCTTGGGGTTGAGGCCATAGAGCTTGGCCAAAGACCGATGGGAGCCGGTCGCTAGCAGGAGTTCTGCGCGGATACGCGGCGTCGTGCGGGCGCTGCCATGCAGGCGGATTGCCATAGTGCTTTCTCCTGTTCCAGGCTAAAGAATGCACCATGACTTCCTGGGACCATACATCTAAGCAACCTTTTCGCCATGAAATGAGCAGCTAACTCGCGAAAAAGCCGGCACTAACCATCACCAAATCTTGTGAATAAGCGACCGATTCAGAATACCTTAAGGAGAATAACCACTAACGCGCTACTAAACTATTGGGCGTAGGCCATATATAAGCGTCGTAGACCGAATCAGCTACTCTTTTAAATACAACACATGCATCTTTTTCATGTAAGAAAGATTTTAGTGAAAGATCTGAATCGAGCTGTTCATGAAGATATCCAAGTTTTTCAAGTTTATGTACGTTTAGACGGCGTCGCCAATCGTAACCAAATATCTCCTCAGCCCGAATCGATGTAATGTGTTTACGTGATTTTCCATGCTCATTCCTATAAGTTTTAGATTGAGTTAGAACAATACGATCATCTTTTCTACCATTGACATAAATATCCGGATTCCTACAGCCTACTTTCCTAAAATCTTCTTCCGAAACGCGGGCCATGACTTTATTTTTTGTTTCGTGAGTTACCTCCACCCAAGCATTGAATCGGATAATATCCAGCTTGGTGCTCTCTTTATTAGAGAGACACAAATCCAAATGAATTATATTCAGTAATTCATAACTGTTTATTTCTTTTATAAAAGTTTGCATTTTCTGATTAATTTTCATTTGAGTATAGCAGATTTTCAGGCTAAGAATTGGGGCCTTTTTAGTATTTCTGCTTGTCTGAGCATCTCCATCGCTTTAATCGCTTTTTCTATCTGAGATAAAGTTTCTGCTACGGCAGGATTTTTCTCTATAGACAGTTTTTTGGACTGAGCTCCAAAGCTGATGTGTTTAGCCTGCCACGGCGCATATCCAAGAGCTGCTGCATCTGCAATTTCATCTGCTGAGTAGCCTTCGTTGTGCATGTCATGTAGAAAATCCCAATCGCTCATCTCATATCTCCTAGATTCGGCTATTAATGCTGTAGAGGATGCAAAGCTGTCCGATATATTTCTTAAGAAGAAGATGCTATGAAATTGACGAACTTGCTCGTTAAGTTCAAGGCGCTATCAAACGGAGCATCGTAACACTTGGTAAGGTATCCTTGCGAAAGGCGCAAAGCCTTCCATCTTTCCGATATGCGCACACGCCGAACCGAAGCATCATCTCAGCAGAAAACAACAATTAAGCCCTTGGTAGCGGCTCTCCACGCTACATCTTGTCTTGAGAGTACGAAGGTCGAACTGAGGCTATCTCTGTTCCAACACTCCTTAGCTAAGCCCACAAAATAAACTGCACATAAATCAGCGGAGCGTCTCCAATTAATTTTTGGAACATCTACTATTGACACATGAGCTAAATAGATAGATCAAACAACCAAAGGAGCAAAAAATGCATATTGCAAGAATTTTTCGTGAGACTAAAGGTGGTCATAAGACTTACCGCGCATTTATTATCAACAACCTCGGAAATGGTGCACGCACTTGCCGCATCTGCATTGATGATGATAGCGATATCGAGGTCGGCGCTAGTGTTTATGCACTCGTTGCTAGTAGAAGCAAGCCCACAGCGTCACCATTTCAACACTACGTTGTTATTGAGCGTGTCAGTGATGCCGCTGGTGCTGAGTACCTCGAAAAAAACTCTGAAGTTAAGAAAGCTTATAAAGCTTTGTGCACAGCGACAAAGCATATTGAAGCAGGTAAGCTCAAATCTCCTGCTATCAAAACTGTCAAAGAACTCGCATTGAATATGCCATTTTTCAAGGCAGAATCTGAAGAAATTTTGGATACTCTCGCTGAGAAGCAAAAAAATTAAGCAAGCATAATTAACGAAAACCCAGCAGACGCAAAAGCACGCAGCGTCAACGAAAAACTGGCTCGCAGCCGAGAAATCTTCGCTCGCGCATCCAAGGCAGCGAAGCCACTCCCACTCACCACCGCATCTGGCGGGGTGAGCCTGGCTTGGCTCAAAGAGAAGACTGATCTCGAGCGCCAAGGCCGTGAATATTAAAAGCAATTCTGATATCAGGAGCTATCAAATCAACACCAAAAAATTCAATGCGCTGGCCGCCAAGCTTGCTGTCACCCGCCCCGACATCGGACATCCCGATGTCGTGGAAAGGATCTTGAAAAAGGCTCGAGATGCTGGCGCTGCCGGTTTGCTGATCACCCCCATCGCAGATGGAGGGCTCGCTGTGCGAGCTGCTGAGTGCCCAGACCACATCCCCGCAGCACTGATCTCTCTCCCTGGAGGGCCATCTCTGCTGCTGAGTACAGACTCGGATGCTACAGACGCTACAGATCTGCTCATGTATCTCCAAATGCTAAGTGCAAAACTGCCTGTACCGCCGTTTTACATCGTGTCTGCAGCCATGAGTGCTGTCGCTGCAATTCGCATCGACACAGGAATGTCTGCGTTGAGCTACGTCCAACGCTGGGGTGCTCAACAAAACCCTGCGGTTGCCGGCCAGCGGCCCGAAGATGTTTGGCACACGCCAGCGAATCATGCAGCTCTTACATATCTAGTTCGTTTGTCTGTTGCTGCCCGCAGCGCTACAGCTGCAAACGACAGATTCTGGAGGAAATCAGCATGAATCACGACTCCAGCACCACTACCTCAACGCTGGAATCTGAATTCCAGCGCATTGCGGCCAAGTACGGATACGACGACCTCTCGAGCATCAGCAGATCCTTGGATGATACAGAGCTACAACGCAAGGACGCTAGGGGTTTGCTCATGGACCTTGGGAAGCCATTGTCACAGCTCAACACTAGAGATGTTATGCGTGCTCGCGGCATAGGAGACAAACCCATGCCACGGACAGCTGATGAAGCCGCTATGCAAGCAGCGATGGAAGTCGTTATGCAAATCCTGAAAACACTTTTTGGGATTCGTACTGCCGATGACCTCGAGCGAGATCTCGAACAGCTCGAGCAAACCCGACTAGCTCTCAATCTGGAGCGCAACCACGCACAGGCAATACAGATGATGAGCGACGCAGCAAACGATGACGAATTCCGCGCAAGATCAACGCGCAGGAGGCCCTGACATGGCCCGCAAACCCTCCCCACGCCGAACTCTGACTGGCATGACCAAGGAACGAGCCGGCCGGTTCCTTAACCGCCTTGCCGAGGTCCGCAGTCTGGGTTTCCAGCGCCTCTACATCACATGCAACTGGGAGAATAGACGTTTCGTCATCGAATCCTGCGCAATCGAACCCCCGGCTAGCGAAAACGAAAACATAATCGCAATTGACACTAATATCGAAATCGAAACTTTCGTCAACGTAATAATTAAGTTTGGAGCGAAGCGAGAATACCATTATCGAAATAGAAAAAATGACGATATCGAAAATGTATTATCTGCTGACGACATGCTAATACATTTAGTGCCCGCATATTCTCACATCGCATTATGTAAGCAAAAATCGATTCTGTGGAGTTCGGCGCTTAAATACACGCCAGATCCTGAGATTTGGTGCCCGGATTGCGGTGCTGCATTTCGCGATCGAGATGATTGAAGATGACGAAATATGAACCACCAGAGCCCGGAAATTCCGGGGCTCTTTTCGTTTGCGGAGAGTGTTTCGTTGACTAAAATTGGTGCGTTGCCGAGATAAGCGAAACCGCAGGTACAGGGCCGCAATAACTGAGTAAAAAAGTGCTTCTGGTTACGTTACTGTTAAGTTTGGCACAGGGGGTGCACTACCTCAAAACAGGGGGTGTACTGTGTATCTAAACAGCCATATCTGCATTTTTAAAATTAGCTGCGAGAGAGTAGAGTTGGACCTACATCACAGAGCTGTTGTAGGGTTCTGTCTACACAGGAGATCTCACATGTCATTCGTCAACGCCGGCCAAATTCTGGATATGCAGCTCAACGCCTTTGGGGTCGCATATTCATCTCTTATTAACAGCCTGGAGCACGATAAAATCAAGCGAGAGATTCGCACAGAGGTTAATCAATACAATGCGCTCGTGAATAAATATAACGAACTGCATTATCGAGCGACTAATACAGTTAGCATTCTGCATCATGAAAATATGCTGCTTGAAATAGAAAACGCCAAG
Protein-coding sequences here:
- a CDS encoding LysR family transcriptional regulator, translating into MMDLKRIRNFVTLAEAGSFRRASERLHLAQPPLSVSIQKLEAELGTRLFDRGPAGVTLTVAGESVLREAKRLLFFERQVITAAHDAISGIGGTLRIGFVGTTTFGMLQRLLPAYRAQYPAVELKLQEAPSVSIVEQLEHGSLDLGLVRAPVMAATSTTLVSLERESLIAALPKDHFLAKHTAIRLNDLSGEAFLMYAEGAATSLRSLVMAACQRAGFIPRITQEATQVQTILALVESGLGVALVPSVMRRYASDVIAYREISDLGHDSWMGLSLAYMADAEPPAAVKFREVALQTMATEVAPENRSI